Proteins from a genomic interval of Zingiber officinale cultivar Zhangliang chromosome 1B, Zo_v1.1, whole genome shotgun sequence:
- the LOC121980533 gene encoding protein NEGATIVE REGULATOR OF RESISTANCE-like, whose translation MERSDKKRRGVQDGEGRLPSRPRPDEAVPPAANDAEVEEFFTILGRMRDASRRLSARQRAEVAVDGSTRWNPEFSLEDFTEPGAAKGDSSSSPSVLAAKERPAESVAPRHLDLNVEPGPEGEG comes from the coding sequence ATGGAGCGGTCGGATAAGAAGCGGAGGGGCGTCCAGGACGGCGAGGGCCGTCTCCCATCGAGGCCGCGCCCTGACGAGGCTGTCCCTCCTGCGGCAAACGACGCCGAAGTCGAGGAGTTCTTCACCATCCTCGGCCGGATGCGCGATGCCTCCCGTCGTTTGTCCGCTCGACAGAGGGCCGAGGTCGCCGTCGACGGGTCCACGCGGTGGAACCCGGAGTTCTCACTGGAGGACTTCACCGAGCCCGGTGCGGCGAAAGGAGACAGTTCGAGTTCTCCCAGCGTGCTCGCAGCGAAAGAACGGCCGGCGGAGAGCGTCGCGCCGCGGCACCTCGACCTCAACGTGGAGCCGGGGCCAGAGGGAGAAGGTTAG